In a single window of the Vitis vinifera cultivar Pinot Noir 40024 chromosome 6, ASM3070453v1 genome:
- the LOC100251947 gene encoding mitogen-activated protein kinase homolog NTF6, translated as MENESAAVEVKGVPSYGGKYVQYNVLGNLFEVSAKYVPPIQPVGRGAYGIVCCATNSETNKEVAIKKIGNAFDNRIDAKRTLREIKLLCHMDHENIVKIKDIIRPPDKEKFNDVYIVYELMDTDLHQIIRSSQALTDDHCQYFLYQLLRGLKYIHSANVLHRDLKPSNLLLNADCDLKICDFGLARTTSETDFMTEYVVTRWYRAPELLLNCSEYTAAIDIWSVGCILMEILRREPLFPGKDYVQQLVLITELLGSPEDSDLGFLRSDNARKYVKQLPCVPKQPFSEKFPNISPIAMDLVEKMLVFDPSKRITVEEALNHPFLLPLHEINEEPICPSPFIFDFEQSSLSEDDIKELIWNESLNFNPDEMLE; from the exons ATGGAGAACGAGTCCGCGGCTGTGGAAGTGAAGGGGGTTCCATCCTACGGTGGGAAATACGTCCAGTACAACGTGCTCGGTAACCTCTTCGAGGTCTCGGCTAAGTACGTTCCGCCGATTCAGCCGGTTGGCCGTGGCGCCTATGGAATCGTTTG CTGTGCGACGAATTCCGAGACAAATAAGGAAGTCGCAATCAAGAAGATTGGGAATGCATTTGACAACAGGATTGATGCTAAAAGGACACTCCGGGAGATCAAACTCCTTTGCCATATGGATCATGAAAAT ATTGTCAAAATTAAGGACATCATAAGGCCACCTGACAAGGAAAAGTTCAATGATGTGTATATTGTTTATGAATTAATGGATACTGATCTACATCAGATAATACGCTCTTCCCAGGCACTAACAGATGATCATTGTCAG TATTTCCTGTATCAATTATTGCGAGGGCTGAAGTATATACACTCTGCCAATGTTTTGCATCGAGATTTGAAACCAAGCAACCTACTACTGAATGCTGACTGTGACCTCAAGATTTGTGACTTTGGACTTGCAAGAACCACCTCAGAGACAGATTTCATGACAGAATATGTTGTTACCCGGTGGTATCGAGCCCCTGAATTGCTACTCAACTGTTCAGAATATACTGCAGCCATTGATATCTGGTCAGTTGGTTGCATTTTGATGGAGATCCTTAGAAGAGAGCCACTTTTTCCTGGTAAAGACTATGTTCAGCAGCTGGTGCTTATAACTGAg CTATTAGGTTCCCCGGAAGATTCAGATCTTGGATTTCTTAGAAGTGATAATGCTAGGAAGTATGTCAAGCAGCTCCCTTGTGTTCCAAAGCAACCTTTCTCAGAGAAGTTTCCTAACATATCTCCAATAGCCATGGATCTTGTGGAGAAAATGCTAGTTTTTGATCCAAGCAAGCGCATAACTG TCGAGGAAGCCTTGAATCACCCATTTTTGTTGCCTCTCCATGAGATCAACGAGGAGCCCATCTGCCCCTCTCCTTTCATCTTCGATTTTGAACAATCATCCTTAAGTGAAGACGATATAAAGGAACTCATATGGAATGAGTCTCTGAATTTCAACCCTGATGAGATGCTGGAGTGA
- the LOC100241719 gene encoding uncharacterized protein YKR070W — protein sequence MLRIIFKNASQSRSKPQSCPFFSIIVRSYSQLHSQIQRPSFGIAFDIDGVVLLGNTPIGGSSQALKRLHDDCGKLKIPYIFLTNGGGFHESKRASELSELLGVNILPTQVVQGHSPFKQLVKRFENELVIAVGKGEPAAVMSEYGFKNVLSIDEYSSCFDNIDPLAHYKKWSTRQEVDQNSTLKMKNTVYSQRVQAAFVVSDSVDWSRDIQVLCDVLRTGGLPGRETGHQPPLYFANDDLEYQAAFPSERLGMGAFRIALEAIFNRIHPKALEYTSFGKPSPSVFKNAETILSQLVSSLHHKLEAENHGNAGSHPFKTLYMIGDNPSVDINGARQAGHPWFSILTRTGVFKGKENHAKFPADLVVDTVEEAVDFILTKECNS from the exons ATGCTTCGAATCATCTTTAAAAATGCTTCACAGAGCCGAAGCAAACCGCAATCATGTCCATTCTTCTCCATAATCGTACGCTCGTATTCGCAGCTCCACTCGCAGATCCAGCG GCCTTCATTTGGCATTGCGTTTGATATCGATGGCGTCGTTTTACTCGGCAACACTCCGATCGGGGGCTCCTCGCAGGCACTCAAAAGATTACATGATGATTGCG GTAAATTGAAGATTCCCTACATTTTCTTGACAAATG GAGGTGGATTTCATGAATCTAAAAGAGCCTCTGAGTTAAGTGAACTATTGGGCGTAAATATTTTACCGACACAG GTTGTCCAGGGACATTCACCTTTCAAACAGCTGGTAAAAAG ATTTGAGAATGAACTTGTTATTGCTGTTGGCAAGGGAGAACCTGCTGCAGTGATGTCTGAATATGGCTTTAA AAATGTTCTTTCAATAGATGAGTATTCATCCTGTTTTGACAACATTGATCCCCTGGCACATTATAAGAAATGGTCAACTAGGCAGGAAGTTGATCAAAATAGCACTTTGAAGATGAAAAACACTGTTTACTCACAGAGAGTTCAGGCAGCATTTGTTGTTAGCGATTCTGTTGACTGGAGCAGGGACATTCAG GTTCTCTGCGATGTTTTAAGAACTGGAGGTCTTCCTGGAAGGGAAACTGGACATCAACCACCTCTGTATTTTGCTAATGATGACCTTGAATACCAG GCTGCTTTTCCTTCTGAACGTCTTGGGATGGGAGCTTTCAGGATTGCATTAGAAGCCATCTTCAATAG AATCCACCCTAAAGCTCTGGAATATACATCATTCGGGAAGCCGAGCCCGTCTGTGTTCAAGAATGCTGAAACCATATTGTCACAACTTGTGTCATCTCTCCATCATAAACTTGAGGCTGAGAATCATGGAAATGCTGGAAGTCATCCTTTCAAAACACTGTATATGATAGGAGATAATCCTTCAGTTGACATAAATGGTGCTCGTCAG GCAGGACATCCATGGTTTTCTATTTTGACAAGGACCGGGGTTTTCAAGGGAAAGGAAAATCATGCTAAATTTCCAGCAGATCTG GTTGTCGACACTGTGGAAGAGGCAGTGGACTTTATATTGACAAAGGAGTGCAACTCATGA